The Allocoprobacillus halotolerans nucleotide sequence ATAGTGCACAGAATACATATATCTTTTCTGTTAGAAAAGCAAACTTTTAATGCTTTATAGTATTAAATATACTCAATAGATGAATTTAAATACGCTCATTTGTACTTTTTTCCAAAAAATATCACACTGCTTTTGTTCTGTAGCCTCATTAGGAATAAAGAATACTATTTTATGAACCAATATTAAATGTGATATGAATTTTCCGTTTAATTTTTCTTAATTAAATTACAATAACAAATAACAATTTGAAATGAAAAAAATCACCATCACACTAGCGTGATGGTGATGCTAGAGAAATAATACTTTTTTGGTTTTTAAAACATTATATGCAAATAAGTTATTTTTTAAAAAATAAAGCATTTCCGCAATAAATAATGCCAAAATAACAGGAGTATACATATCTGGTATGTTACATAAAATTAATATAGTACAAAATAAAATAACAATTATACATTTTCTGTATACATACCTATTTTGCATAATAAAGAAAATTAGACAATAAACAATTAATGTGACTGCAGTTATAAAATAATAATGAAAAAATTCAAACTTATTAATAAAATGGACTCCCAAAACTATTATTATCATTATTATTGTACAACTATAAATCGTTTTCGCATGAAATCCACCAAAAAGAACCCTAAATATACTAAACGCTATCAAAAACAGGGTACCAAAATACAATTCATTAAAAAAAGTGATATGCCTAAAACTAAAAAAGCAGTAAATCCATTGTACAATAATACTTCAAGACCATATGATTATTTCACGTTCTTCAACCACTTAATTCACAACATCAGCACCAGTAGTAGATGATTGTAGCACCACCTGTGCAAATGAATAGCACCGCTCAAAGGCGGTGCCCATTTTTATTCTCTGTTCATATTTGAAGTAACTTCTCTCATATTGACGTCACCTGCATTAATCGTAATAGAGTTATGAATAATTCGATCCATGATTGCATCTGCATGTACCCCTCCACCTAATCGTGTATGCCAAGATTCTATTTTGAATTGCGTACAAAATATAGTTGATTTATTTTGATATCTTCTTTCCACAAGTTCAAAAATAAATTCTATTTCTTGTTCATTCATAGAGTTTATGAGCCATTCATCTAAGATAAGCAAAGGACACTTAGCATATTTATTAATGAGCTTATTTCGTCCTCTTTTTAGTTCTGCTTCTTCTAACTGAACAAACAAATCAGGTATTCTTATATAACGTGTAGTTATTCCATCACGACAAGCTGCTTTACCTAGACAGTTTGATAAAAATGTTTTCCCCGAACCAGTAAATCCAACAATCAATACATTCTTATAACTATCAATATAACTGTTCGTAATCAATGTCATGATTTGATCTTTATCTAATTCTCTTTTTGAATAATAAATATCTTCTACAGATGCTTGAGGATATCTAAAGTGAGCGCGTCGTATCAATCCTTTTACTTTTTCGTTATATTTAATTTGATATGCATGATCTACAGAAGCATTGAGTCTTTCATCAAATGTCATAGCTTTATAAAGTGATTCTTTTTCTTGTAGTTCTAAAGCTTCTACTAAAGCATGCATTCCCATCATATCTAATTTCTTTTTTGTTTCATCATTAATCATTGTATTTTCCTCCATAATAATCTGCACCTCTCACATATCCACCATCATCAATCTTTTTATTTGAATCTTTATTACTCATCCAGATGAGGTCTTGATTATTCATCAAAATGCCATTAAGATGATGATAGCGGGGACACTTCACTTTTGTCAGTGCAAGTTCACATGCATTTTCCAATCTGTCATTCGAGAACTTGTTAGCTAACTTCAATACTGCAAGACAAGAATTGTATCCCTGCTCTTTAATTTTTACTGAATCAAATATTTTATTGATAACCATAAAAGTAGATGGTCCAATTTTATTTGCCCATCGTTTGATTCTCTCATCATCCCATTCTACTTTTTGGAAAGCATCAGGCATATGATCTTCAATGGTAGAATATTTATATTTCATGTAATCAGGTAATTTAGGGTGAATCGCTATTCTTGAATGTTTGTAAAATATCTCAAGACTATTTGAATTTACTTTTATGTCTACCTTCTTACCAACATATTGATAAGGGACAGAGTATTTATTTGTTTTGAACGAAACATGAAAATCTAAAGAAACCTTATGTTCATATAACCAAGTACAAACTTCATAAGAGATAGCTGGTAATTCTCTTAACATTTCTTTTTCACAGTTCATAAATACTTCTGTTCTGCTTCCTTCTCTTTTTGAAAAGGAGCATCATTAAATTCTTTGAGTGCTTTGAAAATTTCTTCCTCCACATGTGATAAAGAAATAAATCGTATATTCCTTAATTTTGCAATAATAGCTGAAGCAATCTTACCAACAGTTCCTTCGACACTCGGCTTTTGTTTTGGCTTTCTCACTTGAGCAGGCATAATCGCTACCATGTAATGTTGGGCAAGGGATTCATAGGCTTCATTAAGAACAATTTCACCTTCTTTAGGATGTTTTATAACTCCTGTTTTTAAATTGTCACAGACAATTTTAATAGGAATACCACCAAAAAATTCAAACATATCAATATGACATTTTAACCAAGTATCCTGTTTCATGTCTAAGCATGGTTTAACAAATGAATATTGACTATAAGGTAAGGT carries:
- a CDS encoding ATP-binding protein, which translates into the protein MINDETKKKLDMMGMHALVEALELQEKESLYKAMTFDERLNASVDHAYQIKYNEKVKGLIRRAHFRYPQASVEDIYYSKRELDKDQIMTLITNSYIDSYKNVLIVGFTGSGKTFLSNCLGKAACRDGITTRYIRIPDLFVQLEEAELKRGRNKLINKYAKCPLLILDEWLINSMNEQEIEFIFELVERRYQNKSTIFCTQFKIESWHTRLGGGVHADAIMDRIIHNSITINAGDVNMREVTSNMNRE
- a CDS encoding Mu transposase domain-containing protein; this encodes MNCEKEMLRELPAISYEVCTWLYEHKVSLDFHVSFKTNKYSVPYQYVGKKVDIKVNSNSLEIFYKHSRIAIHPKLPDYMKYKYSTIEDHMPDAFQKVEWDDERIKRWANKIGPSTFMVINKIFDSVKIKEQGYNSCLAVLKLANKFSNDRLENACELALTKVKCPRYHHLNGILMNNQDLIWMSNKDSNKKIDDGGYVRGADYYGGKYND